The proteins below come from a single Drosophila kikkawai strain 14028-0561.14 chromosome 3R, DkikHiC1v2, whole genome shotgun sequence genomic window:
- the LOC108071245 gene encoding uncharacterized protein, with product MNDTTTNFVGKFTQSVRRIVQDVKDEGAPSGMTRDEVIETNERLRSLRLRLEESYETAKKALINLMNKYGDSKSQRNIFQRYPTLKLMIKEVIRLETQYWTLVDIPRQEKQETVPSYVMRACSIMEKTQKSGEGVKTSARLAEEAAERRERMERLEHMTTAQIEHENTQLINDLYRLLKKYLGLRHLIRVLKEEYGSSKMYPIFPRYTMLKDMIKGIMHDPDYMEVCHETLANAN from the exons ATGAATGACA CAACCACAAACTTTGTGGGCAAGTTTACGCAGAGTGTGCGTCGGATCGTCCAGGATGTGAAGGACGAGGGCGCGCCCAGCGGCATGACGCGGGATGAGGTGATCGAGACCAACGAGCGGCTGCGCTCCCTGCGCCTGCGACTCGAGGAGTCCTACGAGACGGCCAAGAAGGCGTTGATCAACCTAATGAACAAGTACGGGGACTCGAAAAGCCAGCGCAACATCTTTCAGCGCTATCCCACGCTCAAGCTGATGATAAAG GAAGTCATCCGGCTGGAGACCCAGTACTGGACCCTGGTGGACATCCCGCGCCAGGAGAAGCAGGAAACTGTGCCCTCCTACGTGATGCGCGCCTGCTCGATCATGGAGAAGACCCAGAAGTCCGGCGAGGGCGTCAAGACCTCCGCCCGACTGGCCGAGGAGGCGGCCGAGCGTCGGGAGCGCATGGAGCGATTGGAAC ATATGACAACTGCCCAAATCGAGCACGAGAACACGCAGCTGATAAACGACTTGTACCGCTTGCTGAAAAAGTATCTGGGCCTGCGGCATCTCATCCGGGTGCTAAAG GAAGAGTACGGCAGCTCAAAGATGTATCCGATATTTCCACGCTACACAATGCTCAAGGACATGATAAAGGGCATCATGCACGACCCGGACTACATGGAGGTGTGTCACGAGACGCTGGCCAACGCCAACTGA
- the Grik gene encoding glutamate receptor ionotropic, kainate 3 isoform X2, with translation MPSWRTKAASRSFPLGFTLLGFLVVFSAFCQGERTNVGLIHENTEPDIEKIFHLAISKANEENEELQLHGVSVAIEPGNSFETSKKLCKMLRQNLVAVFGPTTNLAARHAMSICDAKELPFLDTRWDFGAQLPTINLHPHPAVVGVALRDMVAALGWESFTVIYESGEYLATVRELLQMYGTAGPTVTVRRYELDLNGNYRNVLRRIRNADDFSFVVVGSMATLPEFFKQAQQVGLVTSDYRYIIGNLDWHTMDLEPYQHAGTNITGLRLVSPDSEQVQEVAKALYESEEPFQNVSCPLTNSMALVYDGVQLLAETYKHVNFRPVALSCGDDSAWDKGYTLVNYMKSLTLKGLTGPIRFDYEGLRTDFELEVIELAVSGMQKIGQWSAEDGFQEDRPAPAHSLEPDMRSLVNKSFVVITAISEPYGMLKETAEKLEGNDQFEGFGIELIDELSKKLGFSYTFRLQVDNKYGGIDPKTGEWNGMLREIMDNRADMGITDLTMTSERESGVDFTIPFMSLGIGILFRKPMKEPPKLFSFMSPFSGEVWLWLGLAYMGVSISMFVLGRLSPAEWDNPYPCIEEPTELENQFSFANCLWFSVGALLQQGSELAPKAYSTRAVAASWWFFTLILVSSYTANLAAFLTVETLTTPINDADDLSKNKGGVNYGAKIGGSTFTFFKESNYPTYQRMYEFMRDNPQFMTNSNQDGVDRVENTNYAFLMESTTIEYITERRCTLTQVGPLLDEKGYGIAMRKNWPYRDTLSQAVLEMQEQGLLTKMKTKWWQEKRGGGACSEEADSDASSLGFANLGGVYLVMFVGSCFGSIYGLINCVVSIFLSARENKVNFKTELLDELRFIIQCSGNTKAVKYPKNSSRSNASSKSKGSSLSVDSLPDDVSEAEPAGKHNQAKK, from the exons ATGCCATCCTGGAGAACTAAGGCAGCCAGCAGGAGTTTTCCACTTGGCTTCACCTTATTAGGTTTTCTTGTGGTTTTCTCCGCATTTTGCCAAGGGGAGCGGACAAATGTGG GTCTTATTCACGAGAACACCGAGCCGGATATCGAGAAGATCTTCCACCTGGCCATCAGCAAGGCCAACGAGGAGAACgaggagctgcagctgcacGGAGTGTCCGTTGCCATCGAGCCGGGAAACTCGTTCGAGACCTCCAAGAAGCTATGCAAGATGCTGCGG CAAAATCTGGTGGCCGTGTTTGGGCCCACCACTAATTTGGCTGCCCGTCACGCGATGAGTATTTGCGACGCCAAGGAGCTGCCCTTTTTGGACACGCGCTGGGACTTTGGGGCCCAGTTGCCGACCATCAATCTGCATCCGCACCCGGCCGTGGTGGGCGTGGCCCTCCGGGACATGGTGGCGGCCTTGGGCTGGGAGAGCTTCACGGTTATCTACGAGTCGGGGGAGTACCTGGCCACGGTGCGGGAGCTGCTGCAGATGTACGGCACGGCGGGACCCACTGTCACGGTGCGGCGCTACGAGCTGGACCTCAACGGGAACTATCGCAACGTGCTCAGGCGGATCCGCAACGCAGACGACTTCTCCTTCGTGGTGGTGGGCTCCATGGCGACGCTGCCCGAGTTCTTCAAACAGGCCCAGCAGGTGGGCCTGGTGACCAGCGACTACCGGTACATCATAGGCAACCTGGACTGGCACACCATGGACCTGGAGCCCTACCAGCATGCCGGCACCAACATCACGGGTCTGCGTCTGGTTTCCCCCGACAGCGAGCAGGTGCAGGAGGTGGCCAAGGCCCTCTACGAGAGCGAGGAGCCGTTCCAAAACG TGTCCTGCCCCCTTACCAACAGCATGGCCTTGGTCTACGATGGCGTTCAGCTCCTGGCCGAGACCTACAAGCATGTGAACTTCCGGCCAGTGGCCCTCAGCTGTGGCGATGACAGTGCCTGGGATAAGGGCTACACTCTCGTCAACTACATGAAATCG CTAACGCTGAAAGGCCTCACGGGTCCCATTCGCTTCGACTACGAGGGCCTGCGCACGGATTTCGAGCTGGAGGTCATCGAGTTGGCGGTGTCGGGGATGCAGAAGATTGGCCAGTGGAGCGCCGAGGATGGCTTCCAGGAGGACCGGCCAGCCCCGGCGCACTCCTTGGAGCCGGATATGCGTTCGCTGGTGAACAAGAGCTTTGTCGTCATCACGGCCATT AGTGAACCCTATGGCATGCTGAAGGAGACCGCCGAGAAGCTGGAGGGCAACGATCAGTTTGAGGGCTTCGGCATCGAGCTAATCGACGAGCTGTCCAAGAAGCTCGGCTTCAGCTACACCTTCCGCCTCCAGGTGGACAACAAGTATGGCGGAATCGACCCCAAGACGGGCGAGTGGAACGGCATGCTGCGCGAGATAATGGACAAT CGCGCTGACATGGGCATAACTGACCTGACCATGACATCGGAGCGGGAGAGCGGCGTCGACTTTACCATACCCTTTATGAGTCTGG GAATTGGCATCTTGTTTCGCAAACCCATGAAGGAGCCTCCCAAGCTGTTCTCCTTCATGTCACCCTTCTCCGGCGAAGTCTGGCTCTGGCTGGGCCTGGCCTACATGGGCGTCTCGATCAGCATGTTCGTGCTGGGCAGGCTCTCGCCAGCCGAGTGGGATAATCCTTATCCCTGCATCGAGGAGCCCACAGAGCTGGAAAATCAGTTCAGCTTCGCCAACTGCCTGTGGTTCTCCGTTGGCGCTCTACTGCAGCAGGGCTCCGAGCTGGCCCCCAA GGCCTACTCAACCCGGGCAGTTGCCGCGTCCTGGTGGTTCTTTACGCTGATCCTTGTCTCCTCATACACGGCCAATCTGGCGGCATTTCTCACCGTGGAGACCTTGACGACGCCCATCAACGATGCCGATGATCTGTCGAAGAACAAGGGCGGCGTTAACTATGGCGCCAAGATAGGCGGCAGCACCTTTACCTTCTTCAAGGAGTCCAACTATCCCACCTACCAGCGGATGTACGAGTTCATGCGGGACAATCCGCAGTTCATGACCAACTCCAACCAGGACGGGGTGGACCGCGTGGAGAACACCAACTACGCCTTTCTGATGGAGTCCACCACCATTGAGTACATCACCGAGCGGCGCTGCACGCTCACCCAGGTGGGACCGCTGCTGGACGAGAAGGGCTACGGCATAGCCATGCGGAAGA ACTGGCCGTACCGGGACACGCTCAGCCAGGCCGTCCTCGAGATGCAGGAGCAGGGCTTGCTGACCAAGATGAAGACCAAGTGGTGGCAGGAGAAGCGCGGCGGGGGAGCCTGTTCG GAGGAAGCCGACTCGGATGCCTCCTCGCTGGGCTTTGCCAACCTAGGCGGCGTCTACCTGGTCATGTTCGTGGGAAGCTGTTTCGGCAGCATTTACGGCCTGATTAACTGCGTGGTCAGCATCTTTTTGAGTGCGCGGGAGAACAAG GTGAACTTCAAGACCGAGCTGCTCGACGAGCTGCGCTTCATAATCCAGTGTTCAGGTAACACCAAAGCAGTCAAGTATCCCAAGAATTCATCGCGGTCCAACGCCAGCTCCAAGTCAAAGGGATCATCATTGTCCGTGGACTCACTGCCCGATGACGTCTCAGAAGCTGAGCCAGCTGGCAAGCATAACCAAGCCAAAAAGTGA
- the TotX gene encoding protein Turandot X, with translation MRVYFGCFVTLILYVLFSLGDPQYEADRNRILETFYGSNGTRVSWERNIQQLIDFYRRYPNAVPQSQADKQEFEQFIAEYNNTPTQLIDGVPRQGGVVSTVVAFLAGKLGFRYIYSLFTQKKNDEKKQLPH, from the coding sequence ATGAGGGTTTACTTCGGCTGCTTTGTAACGTTGATCTTGTACGTTCTATTTTCGCTGGGAGATCCTCAATATGAGGCCGACAGGAATCGTATTCTGGAAACCTTTTACGGTTCCAATGGGACTCGAGTCTCTTGGGAGAGGAATATACAGCAGCTGATTGACTTTTACCGCCGTTACCCCAATGCCGTTCCCCAGTCCCAGGCCGATAAGCAAGAGTTCGAACAGTTCATCGCGGAATACAACAATACTCCAACTCAACTAATCGACGGAGTGCCACGACAGGGCGGAGTTGTTTCCACCGTTGTTGCATTTTTGGCCGGTAAACTGGGATTCCGCTATATTTATAGTCTTTTTACTCAGAAGAAGAATGATGAAAAAAAGCAGTTGCCACACTAG
- the Grik gene encoding glutamate receptor ionotropic, kainate 3 isoform X1 — translation MPSWRTKAASRSFPLGFTLLGFLVVFSAFCQGERTNVGLIHENTEPDIEKIFHLAISKANEENEELQLHGVSVAIEPGNSFETSKKLCKMLRQNLVAVFGPTTNLAARHAMSICDAKELPFLDTRWDFGAQLPTINLHPHPAVVGVALRDMVAALGWESFTVIYESGEYLATVRELLQMYGTAGPTVTVRRYELDLNGNYRNVLRRIRNADDFSFVVVGSMATLPEFFKQAQQVGLVTSDYRYIIGNLDWHTMDLEPYQHAGTNITGLRLVSPDSEQVQEVAKALYESEEPFQNVSCPLTNSMALVYDGVQLLAETYKHVNFRPVALSCGDDSAWDKGYTLVNYMKSLTLKGLTGPIRFDYEGLRTDFELEVIELAVSGMQKIGQWSAEDGFQEDRPAPAHSLEPDMRSLVNKSFVVITAISEPYGMLKETAEKLEGNDQFEGFGIELIDELSKKLGFSYTFRLQVDNKYGGIDPKTGEWNGMLREIMDNRADMGITDLTMTSERESGVDFTIPFMSLGIGILFRKPMKEPPKLFSFMSPFSGEVWLWLGLAYMGVSISMFVLGRLSPAEWDNPYPCIEEPTELENQFSFANCLWFSVGALLQQGSELAPKAYSTRAVAASWWFFTLILVSSYTANLAAFLTVETLTTPINDADDLSKNKGGVNYGAKIGGSTFTFFKESNYPTYQRMYEFMRDNPQFMTNSNQDGVDRVENTNYAFLMESTTIEYITERRCTLTQVGPLLDEKGYGIAMRKNWPYRDTLSQAVLEMQEQGLLTKMKTKWWQEKRGGGACSDADEDSGAVALEISNLGGVFLVMGVGSFFGIFVSLLEMVLGVKERSDENKVNFKTELLDELRFIIQCSGNTKAVKYPKNSSRSNASSKSKGSSLSVDSLPDDVSEAEPAGKHNQAKK, via the exons ATGCCATCCTGGAGAACTAAGGCAGCCAGCAGGAGTTTTCCACTTGGCTTCACCTTATTAGGTTTTCTTGTGGTTTTCTCCGCATTTTGCCAAGGGGAGCGGACAAATGTGG GTCTTATTCACGAGAACACCGAGCCGGATATCGAGAAGATCTTCCACCTGGCCATCAGCAAGGCCAACGAGGAGAACgaggagctgcagctgcacGGAGTGTCCGTTGCCATCGAGCCGGGAAACTCGTTCGAGACCTCCAAGAAGCTATGCAAGATGCTGCGG CAAAATCTGGTGGCCGTGTTTGGGCCCACCACTAATTTGGCTGCCCGTCACGCGATGAGTATTTGCGACGCCAAGGAGCTGCCCTTTTTGGACACGCGCTGGGACTTTGGGGCCCAGTTGCCGACCATCAATCTGCATCCGCACCCGGCCGTGGTGGGCGTGGCCCTCCGGGACATGGTGGCGGCCTTGGGCTGGGAGAGCTTCACGGTTATCTACGAGTCGGGGGAGTACCTGGCCACGGTGCGGGAGCTGCTGCAGATGTACGGCACGGCGGGACCCACTGTCACGGTGCGGCGCTACGAGCTGGACCTCAACGGGAACTATCGCAACGTGCTCAGGCGGATCCGCAACGCAGACGACTTCTCCTTCGTGGTGGTGGGCTCCATGGCGACGCTGCCCGAGTTCTTCAAACAGGCCCAGCAGGTGGGCCTGGTGACCAGCGACTACCGGTACATCATAGGCAACCTGGACTGGCACACCATGGACCTGGAGCCCTACCAGCATGCCGGCACCAACATCACGGGTCTGCGTCTGGTTTCCCCCGACAGCGAGCAGGTGCAGGAGGTGGCCAAGGCCCTCTACGAGAGCGAGGAGCCGTTCCAAAACG TGTCCTGCCCCCTTACCAACAGCATGGCCTTGGTCTACGATGGCGTTCAGCTCCTGGCCGAGACCTACAAGCATGTGAACTTCCGGCCAGTGGCCCTCAGCTGTGGCGATGACAGTGCCTGGGATAAGGGCTACACTCTCGTCAACTACATGAAATCG CTAACGCTGAAAGGCCTCACGGGTCCCATTCGCTTCGACTACGAGGGCCTGCGCACGGATTTCGAGCTGGAGGTCATCGAGTTGGCGGTGTCGGGGATGCAGAAGATTGGCCAGTGGAGCGCCGAGGATGGCTTCCAGGAGGACCGGCCAGCCCCGGCGCACTCCTTGGAGCCGGATATGCGTTCGCTGGTGAACAAGAGCTTTGTCGTCATCACGGCCATT AGTGAACCCTATGGCATGCTGAAGGAGACCGCCGAGAAGCTGGAGGGCAACGATCAGTTTGAGGGCTTCGGCATCGAGCTAATCGACGAGCTGTCCAAGAAGCTCGGCTTCAGCTACACCTTCCGCCTCCAGGTGGACAACAAGTATGGCGGAATCGACCCCAAGACGGGCGAGTGGAACGGCATGCTGCGCGAGATAATGGACAAT CGCGCTGACATGGGCATAACTGACCTGACCATGACATCGGAGCGGGAGAGCGGCGTCGACTTTACCATACCCTTTATGAGTCTGG GAATTGGCATCTTGTTTCGCAAACCCATGAAGGAGCCTCCCAAGCTGTTCTCCTTCATGTCACCCTTCTCCGGCGAAGTCTGGCTCTGGCTGGGCCTGGCCTACATGGGCGTCTCGATCAGCATGTTCGTGCTGGGCAGGCTCTCGCCAGCCGAGTGGGATAATCCTTATCCCTGCATCGAGGAGCCCACAGAGCTGGAAAATCAGTTCAGCTTCGCCAACTGCCTGTGGTTCTCCGTTGGCGCTCTACTGCAGCAGGGCTCCGAGCTGGCCCCCAA GGCCTACTCAACCCGGGCAGTTGCCGCGTCCTGGTGGTTCTTTACGCTGATCCTTGTCTCCTCATACACGGCCAATCTGGCGGCATTTCTCACCGTGGAGACCTTGACGACGCCCATCAACGATGCCGATGATCTGTCGAAGAACAAGGGCGGCGTTAACTATGGCGCCAAGATAGGCGGCAGCACCTTTACCTTCTTCAAGGAGTCCAACTATCCCACCTACCAGCGGATGTACGAGTTCATGCGGGACAATCCGCAGTTCATGACCAACTCCAACCAGGACGGGGTGGACCGCGTGGAGAACACCAACTACGCCTTTCTGATGGAGTCCACCACCATTGAGTACATCACCGAGCGGCGCTGCACGCTCACCCAGGTGGGACCGCTGCTGGACGAGAAGGGCTACGGCATAGCCATGCGGAAGA ACTGGCCGTACCGGGACACGCTCAGCCAGGCCGTCCTCGAGATGCAGGAGCAGGGCTTGCTGACCAAGATGAAGACCAAGTGGTGGCAGGAGAAGCGCGGCGGGGGAGCCTGTTCG GACGCGGACGAGGACTCTGGCGCCGTGGCATTGGAGATTAGCAACCTGGGCGGCGTCTTCCTGGTGATGGGCGTGGGCTCCTTCTTTGGTATCTTTGTCTCCCTGCTAGAGATGGTTCTGGGCGTAAAGGAGCGCAGCGACGAGAACAAG GTGAACTTCAAGACCGAGCTGCTCGACGAGCTGCGCTTCATAATCCAGTGTTCAGGTAACACCAAAGCAGTCAAGTATCCCAAGAATTCATCGCGGTCCAACGCCAGCTCCAAGTCAAAGGGATCATCATTGTCCGTGGACTCACTGCCCGATGACGTCTCAGAAGCTGAGCCAGCTGGCAAGCATAACCAAGCCAAAAAGTGA